The following proteins come from a genomic window of Paenibacillus spongiae:
- the nagB gene encoding glucosamine-6-phosphate deaminase, which translates to MIIRKFDSREELDSYAAQYFIYIIQTKPTATLGLATGSTPIGIYEKMVERYRGGEVSFAQITTFNLDEYVGLQPQNEQSYAYFMNRHLFGHIDLPDNRAFLPNGMAADLAAECSRYDAMLAAQPIDVQLLGIGHNGHIGFNEPDRTLHGGTHVVELKRETLEANARFFASMDEVPKQAITMGVGSILKARTIMLVGKGADKADIMKQALTGPITTDCPASLLQTHANVLVLLDREAGRYV; encoded by the coding sequence ATGATTATCCGCAAGTTCGACAGCCGGGAGGAACTAGACTCCTACGCGGCGCAATATTTTATCTATATCATTCAGACGAAGCCAACGGCGACACTCGGTTTGGCGACAGGCTCGACACCGATCGGAATTTATGAAAAAATGGTAGAGAGATATCGAGGCGGAGAAGTATCATTCGCACAAATTACGACGTTTAATTTGGATGAGTATGTCGGTCTTCAACCGCAGAACGAGCAAAGCTACGCCTATTTTATGAACCGGCATCTGTTCGGCCATATCGATCTGCCGGATAACCGCGCCTTTCTGCCAAACGGAATGGCGGCCGATCTGGCGGCGGAATGCAGCCGCTACGATGCCATGCTGGCCGCTCAGCCAATCGACGTGCAGCTGCTCGGCATCGGTCATAACGGCCATATCGGTTTTAACGAGCCGGACAGAACGCTTCACGGCGGAACCCATGTTGTCGAGTTGAAACGGGAGACACTCGAGGCAAACGCCCGTTTCTTTGCATCCATGGATGAAGTGCCCAAGCAGGCCATAACAATGGGAGTTGGCTCGATTTTAAAGGCGAGAACGATCATGCTCGTCGGCAAAGGCGCCGATAAAGCGGATATTATGAAGCAAGCGTTAACGGGCCCGATTACGACAGATTGTCCCGCTTCGCTGCTGCAAACGCATGCGAATGTGCTCGTCCTGCTCGATCGAGAAGCAGGGAGGTATGTTTAA
- the fni gene encoding type 2 isopentenyl-diphosphate Delta-isomerase yields the protein MTDHVTPEQHSQTAKRKGEHIRICLEEEVRGSGIDSGFNGYRFRHRALPEIAFDEIDISTRFLGKRMRTPLLISSMTGGTEEAFAINLRLAEAAEARGWAMGLGSMRAAIEKEELAPTFRIRAAAPTIPVIANLGAVQLNYGYGVDQCCRAVELAEADALVLHLNSLQEVFQPEGDTNFRGLLARIADVCAQVGVPVGVKEVGWGIDSEAAAALTEAGVSFIDVAGAGGTSWSQVEKFRSRDPLLASAAEAFASWGTPTAECVSDVRAALPDACIIASGGLQSGVDAAKAIALGADLAGYGRSLLAGAAGGPNVQADALHTTLERIELELRAAMFGVGAGTLDALRSCGRLMKL from the coding sequence ATGACGGACCATGTTACACCAGAGCAGCACAGCCAGACGGCAAAACGGAAAGGAGAGCATATTCGTATTTGTTTGGAGGAGGAGGTCCGGGGAAGCGGGATAGATTCCGGTTTTAACGGCTATCGCTTCCGTCATCGGGCTCTGCCGGAAATCGCGTTCGATGAGATCGATATAAGCACGCGCTTTCTGGGCAAAAGAATGCGAACGCCGCTGCTAATCAGCTCGATGACTGGCGGTACGGAAGAGGCATTTGCCATCAATCTCCGGCTTGCAGAGGCGGCGGAGGCGCGCGGCTGGGCGATGGGGCTCGGGTCGATGCGCGCAGCGATCGAGAAGGAGGAGCTCGCCCCGACCTTCCGGATTAGAGCCGCGGCTCCCACGATCCCGGTCATAGCCAATCTGGGGGCGGTGCAGCTGAACTATGGCTACGGCGTCGATCAATGTTGCCGGGCCGTGGAGTTGGCCGAGGCGGATGCGCTCGTTCTTCATCTGAACAGCCTGCAGGAGGTGTTCCAGCCGGAGGGCGATACGAATTTCCGCGGTCTACTCGCCAGAATTGCCGATGTATGCGCACAGGTCGGCGTTCCTGTCGGAGTGAAAGAGGTTGGATGGGGCATCGACTCCGAAGCAGCTGCAGCGCTGACGGAAGCCGGCGTATCCTTCATCGACGTTGCGGGCGCGGGAGGCACGTCATGGAGCCAGGTGGAGAAATTCCGGTCACGGGATCCGCTGCTCGCATCGGCAGCCGAAGCATTCGCGAGCTGGGGAACGCCGACAGCGGAATGTGTGAGCGATGTTCGAGCAGCGCTGCCGGATGCCTGCATAATTGCTAGCGGCGGACTGCAAAGCGGTGTTGACGCTGCCAAAGCCATTGCACTCGGTGCCGACCTGGCCGGATACGGAAGAAGCCTGCTTGCCGGCGCCGCTGGCGGCCCGAACGTGCAGGCCGATGCGCTGCATACGACGCTGGAACGGATCGAGCTGGAGCTGCGCGCCGCCATGTTCGGTGTCGGAGCAGGAACGCTCGATGCTCTTCGCAGCTGCGGCCGCTTGATGAAACTGTAG
- a CDS encoding ArsB/NhaD family transporter: protein MEQQAIWAIGIFLLTYGFIIAEKIHRTIVAMLGGILMIGFGIVDQETALHHIDFNTLGLLIGMMIIVSITADTGLFKYIAVRAAKKANGSPVRILVSLALITAFGSAFLDNVTTVLLMVPVTFSITRALQINPLPFLLTQIMAANIGGTATLIGDPPNIMIGSAVEELGFMDFIIHLAPVAAIIMIVFIPLFILLFRKGIQTRDELKRGIMDINEKELISDPKLLRKSLSVLGLTIIGFFLHQTLHLESATVALAGAFLLLLLTGEHMMEEALSRVEWATIFFFVGLFALVSGLVETGVIAELAEKAMELTGGELVAASMLILWLSAIASAFLDNIPFVATMIPLIQEMGNMGLSNLEPLWWSLALGACLGGNGSLIGASANLIVAGMASKEGYPIRFVTYLKYGFPLMLLSVAISSVYIYLRYLV from the coding sequence ATGGAACAACAAGCGATTTGGGCAATCGGTATTTTTCTACTAACCTATGGATTCATTATTGCGGAGAAAATCCATCGCACCATTGTCGCCATGCTGGGCGGGATCCTGATGATCGGATTCGGAATCGTCGATCAGGAAACGGCCCTTCATCACATCGATTTCAATACGCTTGGCCTGCTGATCGGAATGATGATCATCGTCAGCATTACGGCCGATACCGGTCTCTTCAAATACATCGCCGTCCGAGCCGCCAAGAAGGCTAACGGGAGTCCGGTCCGGATCCTCGTTTCCCTGGCGCTTATTACCGCCTTCGGCTCCGCCTTTCTGGACAATGTAACGACCGTTCTGCTCATGGTGCCCGTCACCTTCAGCATAACAAGGGCGCTCCAAATCAATCCGCTTCCATTCCTGCTGACACAGATCATGGCGGCCAATATTGGCGGTACGGCTACCCTGATCGGGGATCCGCCCAACATCATGATCGGCAGCGCGGTCGAGGAATTAGGCTTCATGGATTTCATTATTCATCTTGCACCCGTTGCCGCGATCATTATGATCGTCTTTATCCCGCTGTTCATCCTGCTCTTCCGCAAAGGAATCCAGACGAGAGACGAGCTTAAGCGCGGCATTATGGATATCAACGAGAAAGAGCTGATCTCCGATCCGAAGCTGCTTCGCAAGAGTCTGTCCGTCCTCGGCTTGACCATCATCGGATTCTTCCTGCATCAGACGCTCCACCTTGAATCCGCTACCGTCGCGCTAGCCGGCGCCTTCCTGCTGCTTCTGCTCACAGGCGAGCATATGATGGAAGAGGCCTTGTCCCGAGTCGAGTGGGCGACCATCTTCTTCTTCGTCGGCCTCTTCGCTCTCGTATCCGGCCTTGTCGAGACCGGGGTAATCGCGGAGCTGGCCGAGAAGGCTATGGAACTGACAGGAGGCGAGCTTGTTGCGGCATCTATGCTCATTCTATGGCTTAGCGCCATCGCTTCTGCGTTCTTGGACAACATTCCCTTCGTAGCCACGATGATTCCGCTGATTCAAGAGATGGGCAACATGGGGCTCTCCAATCTGGAGCCGCTCTGGTGGAGCTTGGCGCTGGGGGCATGTCTCGGCGGCAACGGCTCCTTGATCGGGGCGAGCGCCAATCTGATCGTAGCCGGCATGGCCAGCAAGGAAGGCTATCCAATCCGGTTCGTCACCTATTTAAAATACGGATTTCCGCTTATGCTGCTTTCCGTAGCGATTTCTAGCGTCTATATTTATTTAAGATATCTGGTCTAG
- a CDS encoding class I SAM-dependent methyltransferase has protein sequence MLDWYKRSFGSDYMIVYRHRNWEQAAREVQQMAGWLDLPADVQVLDIGCGMGRHALALAEMGFKVTGIDLSEALLHEARAHNRGGQVELVHGDMRQLPFESGRFQATLNLFTSFGYFAEERDNLAVLKEIRRVLDDDGQYLIDFLNPVYTKRHLVPHSERTDEETGLHIDERRMIEDGAVVKRISIGQPGGDKRHYEERVRLYTLDWFGKVLDEAGLTLERVYGDYDGSSYSETESKRMIMIGRISR, from the coding sequence ATGTTGGATTGGTACAAGCGGAGCTTCGGCTCTGATTATATGATTGTGTACAGGCACCGGAACTGGGAACAGGCCGCGCGCGAGGTGCAGCAAATGGCGGGATGGCTGGACCTGCCCGCAGATGTGCAGGTGCTGGACATTGGATGCGGGATGGGCCGCCACGCGCTTGCGCTGGCCGAGATGGGATTCAAGGTGACGGGCATTGATCTGTCCGAGGCGCTTCTGCATGAAGCGCGCGCCCATAACCGCGGTGGACAAGTCGAGCTCGTTCATGGCGATATGCGCCAGCTGCCGTTCGAGTCGGGACGGTTCCAAGCGACTCTAAATCTGTTTACGTCTTTTGGTTATTTCGCTGAAGAGCGGGATAACCTTGCAGTACTAAAGGAGATCCGGCGCGTGCTGGATGACGACGGCCAATACTTGATCGATTTTCTGAACCCGGTCTATACCAAGCGGCATCTCGTGCCTCACTCAGAACGTACGGACGAGGAAACAGGGCTACATATCGATGAGCGGCGCATGATAGAAGACGGCGCGGTCGTTAAGCGGATATCCATCGGACAACCGGGGGGCGACAAACGCCATTATGAGGAAAGGGTCCGGCTGTATACGCTCGATTGGTTCGGGAAGGTATTGGATGAGGCCGGTCTGACGCTTGAGCGCGTATATGGCGATTACGACGGGAGCTCGTATTCGGAGACGGAATCGAAGCGGATGATCATGATAGGGAGGATATCCCGTTGA
- a CDS encoding MBL fold metallo-hydrolase has protein sequence MTGNEQDKMSAVKEWPGGILQVKVPLPFSLKWVNSYLIEDDEGYTLLDPGLHTPEAVKLWTQTLGEKGIGFDGVHTILLTHQHPDHYGLAGWFQQRSGASVYMSSQSHEYAVRLWGEERSFAADLTALYARHGMPEPLLTDMVSHLEEFVVRVSPQPNVTYLEAGSFVQIGGTEWQTIHTPGHARGHLCLYAPERRLMICGDQVLPDITPNISLVPGEDEDPLQRFIDSLGELRKYKVELAFPGHRNPFTDFQGRIDELLAHHGRRLHSIREMLADQRYTGYEMCELLFGARISGNTHNLRFAMSETLAHLVHLERQGQIAGELRGGVISYGIE, from the coding sequence TTGACCGGTAACGAACAAGATAAGATGTCTGCGGTGAAGGAATGGCCGGGCGGCATTCTCCAGGTGAAAGTGCCGCTCCCCTTCTCTCTGAAATGGGTGAACAGTTATTTAATCGAAGACGATGAAGGCTATACGCTGCTTGATCCCGGTCTTCATACGCCTGAAGCGGTGAAGCTGTGGACGCAGACACTGGGAGAGAAGGGAATCGGCTTCGACGGCGTGCACACGATACTTCTCACCCACCAGCATCCGGATCATTACGGTCTTGCAGGCTGGTTTCAGCAGCGCAGTGGCGCTTCGGTGTATATGTCTTCGCAGTCTCACGAGTATGCGGTTCGTTTATGGGGGGAGGAGCGGTCGTTTGCGGCCGATTTGACGGCGCTCTATGCGCGGCATGGAATGCCGGAGCCGCTTCTGACGGACATGGTAAGCCATCTGGAGGAATTTGTCGTCCGCGTATCCCCGCAGCCCAACGTTACGTACCTGGAAGCGGGTTCGTTCGTGCAAATCGGCGGTACGGAGTGGCAGACGATCCATACGCCGGGCCATGCTCGGGGGCATCTTTGTTTGTATGCGCCTGAGCGGCGCTTGATGATTTGCGGAGATCAAGTGCTGCCCGACATCACGCCGAACATTAGCCTCGTTCCGGGGGAGGACGAGGATCCGCTGCAGCGCTTCATCGACAGCCTGGGCGAGCTGCGGAAGTACAAGGTGGAGTTGGCTTTCCCCGGGCATCGCAACCCGTTTACGGATTTCCAGGGACGGATCGATGAGCTGCTGGCGCATCACGGCCGGAGGCTTCATTCAATCCGAGAGATGCTGGCTGATCAGCGTTATACGGGATATGAGATGTGCGAGCTGCTGTTCGGAGCGCGAATTAGCGGCAATACGCATAATTTGCGGTTTGCCATGTCGGAGACGCTGGCCCATCTGGTTCATCTGGAACGCCAAGGCCAGATCGCGGGCGAGCTTCGTGGCGGGGTTATTTCATACGGCATTGAATAA
- a CDS encoding CapA family protein: MYVSRSETHQQAKKRKGRRMKRLLALNLTMLAVIVILVAVWLASGDTNKGMPGGSADSGANSPSEGESPPGDPDGAVEPDNNGTENNVTGSNGTNGGIVDGTDDGGGAQNQDGRKPEQEPDPNPSPDNDPAPEPDKPTGEDQGTPGNGGSTGSDGSDGSGSGSDGGIVPDPPVTGKTIRLSFVGDILLAASVDKIMQSKGYDYPYAKTLPFLKEPDLMAGNLETPITLRGVPAQDKQFVFKGSPKSLPALKEAGFDVVSLANNHTLDQGVEGLLDTIGYLDEIGMPNMGGGSDDKEAFEPAILEAKGIKVAYIGLSRVLPVAEWKATKDRAGVAETYDSTQAKATIRSARKQADLVIVMVHWGKERKDYPEKYQQQLAREYIDAGADLIIGSHPHVLQGFEQYKGKWISYSLGNFIFNKTKTPKTDDTGVLDAVCTKEGSCSLKFNPMRSVDSQPAPLTGNEAKTLLAYVSKISINAQVDSEGNVRAKE, translated from the coding sequence ATGTATGTATCCCGCTCGGAAACACATCAGCAAGCTAAGAAACGAAAAGGCCGGCGCATGAAGCGGCTTCTCGCCTTGAATCTGACGATGCTCGCGGTCATCGTCATTCTGGTTGCCGTCTGGCTTGCGTCGGGCGATACAAACAAAGGTATGCCCGGAGGAAGCGCCGACAGCGGCGCTAACTCGCCATCAGAGGGCGAGAGTCCGCCTGGCGATCCGGACGGCGCCGTAGAGCCGGATAACAACGGGACAGAGAACAACGTTACGGGCAGCAATGGCACCAACGGCGGTATAGTCGACGGTACCGATGACGGAGGAGGCGCACAGAACCAGGACGGCCGAAAGCCCGAGCAGGAACCCGATCCGAACCCGTCACCGGATAACGATCCGGCTCCGGAGCCTGATAAGCCAACCGGCGAGGATCAGGGCACGCCGGGCAACGGTGGCTCGACGGGAAGCGATGGATCGGATGGAAGCGGCAGCGGTTCAGATGGCGGTATCGTTCCCGATCCGCCTGTAACGGGCAAGACGATCAGGCTGTCATTCGTAGGCGATATCCTGCTGGCCGCTTCGGTTGATAAGATCATGCAGAGCAAGGGCTACGATTATCCTTACGCGAAGACGCTGCCGTTCCTGAAGGAGCCGGATTTAATGGCGGGCAATCTGGAGACGCCGATTACCTTACGCGGGGTACCGGCCCAGGACAAGCAGTTTGTATTCAAGGGATCGCCGAAATCGCTGCCGGCGCTCAAAGAAGCAGGCTTCGATGTGGTCAGCTTGGCCAACAATCATACGCTCGATCAAGGCGTAGAAGGGCTGCTCGACACGATCGGCTATCTGGATGAGATCGGTATGCCGAACATGGGCGGCGGCAGCGACGACAAGGAAGCGTTTGAACCGGCCATTCTGGAAGCCAAAGGTATCAAAGTAGCCTATATCGGACTTTCACGCGTTCTACCGGTAGCTGAATGGAAGGCAACCAAGGATCGTGCGGGCGTTGCGGAAACGTATGATTCGACACAAGCCAAAGCGACGATCCGCAGCGCGCGGAAACAGGCGGATCTCGTCATTGTCATGGTCCACTGGGGGAAAGAGAGGAAGGACTATCCGGAGAAATACCAACAGCAGCTGGCCCGCGAGTATATCGACGCCGGCGCCGACCTAATCATTGGCAGTCATCCGCATGTGCTTCAAGGCTTCGAGCAGTATAAAGGCAAATGGATCTCATACAGCCTCGGCAATTTTATATTCAATAAAACGAAGACTCCCAAAACAGACGATACCGGCGTTCTCGATGCCGTTTGCACGAAAGAAGGCAGCTGTTCCCTTAAATTCAACCCGATGCGGTCCGTTGACTCGCAGCCGGCTCCGCTGACCGGCAATGAAGCCAAAACGCTGCTTGCTTATGTTTCGAAGATTTCAATAAACGCGCAGGTGGATTCCGAAGGAAACGTGAGGGCGAAGGAGTAG
- a CDS encoding glycerophosphodiester phosphodiesterase → MDHACVAHRGASGLAPENTMAAFNKAMAFPFVQWIELDVQLSKDGVPVVIHDDTLKRTTNGTGRVADFSAYELKRFDAGSKFGKPFAGEGIPTLEKVLDETIGRCRLNIELKTYGGRYPDLEKRVVDLIHSKGLQYDSVITSFDAEALRRVRQLSGDIRTGLITDASPSMLAAELKRLDASFLSLGYSKVTPVLMAAMRAASIEVMAWTVNDIATMKRIAAIDPAVMICTNYPDRFGQAFLTS, encoded by the coding sequence ATGGATCATGCGTGTGTTGCCCATCGGGGCGCATCCGGGCTCGCACCGGAGAATACGATGGCTGCGTTCAACAAAGCGATGGCATTCCCGTTTGTGCAATGGATCGAGCTCGACGTGCAGCTGTCCAAGGATGGCGTGCCGGTCGTTATTCATGACGATACGCTGAAGAGAACGACGAACGGAACGGGCCGCGTCGCCGATTTCTCCGCATACGAGCTGAAACGCTTCGACGCCGGATCCAAATTCGGCAAGCCCTTTGCCGGCGAAGGCATTCCGACGCTGGAGAAGGTGCTCGACGAAACCATCGGCCGTTGCCGGCTGAATATCGAGCTCAAGACGTACGGCGGCCGATATCCGGACCTGGAGAAGCGCGTTGTCGACCTGATCCACTCGAAAGGGCTGCAGTATGATTCCGTTATTACGTCCTTCGACGCCGAAGCGCTGCGCAGGGTAAGGCAGCTTTCGGGCGACATTCGCACCGGACTTATAACCGACGCCTCTCCGTCAATGCTCGCAGCAGAGCTGAAGCGGCTGGACGCGTCATTTTTATCGCTCGGCTATTCGAAGGTGACGCCTGTCTTAATGGCCGCTATGCGTGCCGCCAGCATCGAGGTGATGGCATGGACCGTGAACGATATCGCAACGATGAAGCGGATCGCGGCTATCGATCCCGCGGTGATGATCTGCACCAACTATCCAGACCGCTTCGGACAGGCTTTCTTGACAAGCTGA
- a CDS encoding DUF92 domain-containing protein: MIGWIEEWWLRLAAGLLGSGLIAWGAYRMRSLSGSGAVSAVLMGTAFVTLGSPVWFGVLIAFFVSSSLWSKWKRRNRQKQKAETNYAKSGRRDASQVWANGGLGLALCALHAIWPHEGWLYAFVGVMGAVNADTWATEIGALSRSAPRSLLSGRRVPPGTSGGVTALGSAAALGGAAFIGGIAALLTASEPPDAAWLIAAAAVAGTAGAFIDSVLGAAVQAMFRCRICGCETERTHHCGEKAEPLRGLAWMSNDAVNMLSSAAAGLLGWGIGMMAGG, encoded by the coding sequence ATGATTGGCTGGATAGAGGAATGGTGGCTTCGGCTTGCAGCCGGATTGCTTGGCAGCGGACTCATCGCTTGGGGGGCGTACCGGATGCGTTCTTTATCGGGATCCGGAGCGGTCTCGGCGGTCCTGATGGGGACGGCCTTCGTAACCTTGGGGAGTCCGGTCTGGTTCGGCGTATTAATTGCGTTCTTCGTTTCATCCTCCCTATGGTCCAAGTGGAAGCGCCGGAATAGGCAGAAGCAGAAGGCGGAGACGAATTATGCGAAAAGCGGACGCCGCGATGCAAGCCAGGTATGGGCCAATGGCGGGCTGGGGCTGGCTCTATGCGCGCTGCATGCGATATGGCCCCATGAAGGCTGGCTCTATGCGTTCGTAGGCGTAATGGGCGCCGTGAACGCCGATACATGGGCAACTGAAATCGGCGCGCTCAGCCGTAGCGCACCGCGCTCGCTGCTGAGCGGCAGACGCGTGCCGCCGGGGACGAGCGGCGGCGTAACCGCGCTTGGCAGCGCGGCCGCTTTGGGCGGCGCCGCCTTTATCGGCGGCATTGCGGCGCTGCTTACCGCTTCTGAGCCGCCGGACGCGGCATGGCTGATTGCCGCCGCCGCTGTGGCGGGGACGGCCGGCGCCTTCATCGACTCCGTGCTCGGCGCTGCAGTCCAGGCGATGTTTCGCTGCCGAATCTGCGGGTGCGAGACGGAACGGACCCATCATTGCGGCGAGAAGGCGGAGCCGCTCCGCGGACTGGCCTGGATGAGCAACGATGCCGTGAATATGCTGTCGTCCGCAGCAGCCGGTTTGCTCGGCTGGGGCATCGGCATGATGGCAGGAGGCTGA
- a CDS encoding ABC transporter ATP-binding protein yields MTIQTAASFPSTEPILRTVGVKKVFGRGDTAVTALKNINLEIARGTMVALKGRSGSGKTTLLNLLAALDQPTEGQVFFNGLEISRLSEKRRSAWRRSQIGLVFQAYGLVPLMSAYENVEFGLRIAEADKKLNKERAERALEWVGMKPRMKHRPPELSGGEQQRVAIARAIAHEPVLLLADEPTAELDSRMGLQVIRVFRDLVERLGMTVVMTTHDPEIMEIVDHVIALEDGHIVIQPNP; encoded by the coding sequence GTGACGATTCAAACGGCAGCTTCGTTCCCGAGTACCGAACCGATTCTGAGGACAGTCGGCGTGAAGAAAGTATTCGGACGGGGCGATACGGCTGTTACCGCGCTGAAGAACATTAATCTGGAAATCGCCCGCGGGACGATGGTCGCGCTTAAAGGACGCTCCGGTTCAGGAAAGACGACGCTGCTTAATTTGTTGGCTGCGCTGGATCAGCCGACGGAAGGTCAGGTTTTCTTTAACGGACTCGAAATATCCCGCTTGAGCGAGAAACGGCGCAGTGCATGGAGGCGCTCTCAAATTGGACTGGTCTTTCAGGCCTACGGTCTAGTTCCTTTAATGTCCGCTTACGAGAATGTGGAGTTCGGATTGCGAATCGCAGAAGCGGACAAGAAGCTGAACAAGGAACGCGCCGAACGGGCGTTGGAATGGGTCGGGATGAAGCCGCGGATGAAGCATCGTCCGCCGGAGCTCTCAGGCGGCGAGCAGCAGCGCGTGGCAATCGCACGGGCCATCGCTCATGAGCCGGTGCTTCTCCTGGCGGACGAACCGACGGCCGAGCTGGACAGCCGGATGGGACTGCAGGTGATTAGAGTGTTCCGCGATCTGGTGGAACGGCTTGGAATGACCGTCGTCATGACAACGCATGATCCGGAAATTATGGAAATCGTGGATCACGTCATAGCATTGGAGGATGGGCATATTGTCATACAACCAAACCCGTAA
- a CDS encoding efflux RND transporter periplasmic adaptor subunit, whose product MSYNQTRKGHRALLAGTVITIASLLGGCSLLPQGEQTLKPPLIKPAQEKIDAVEVKKGKIERVFFGTAVIASSQVVPVFYKDSGGRLKDVYVTQGEKVKAGQLIAELETGNLNMQIELQKLNVERMQIEYNRVRRAQADENEIRLKQIDLERETIQLDALQKQYNASRLVAPIGGVITFLDEIHSGDGVTGYRPIVNIADPNELYLVFESEDKKDISPIQINMDVEVSIKKEKLKGKVIQSPSGAPLAENPEQAERNSKRLLVSFDPGKLEIEMGQSADLRIVLERQEGVIVIPRSGLRTYMGRNYVQVLDGERRKEVDVEPGVMTSTEVEIRAGLEPGQKVILNN is encoded by the coding sequence TTGTCATACAACCAAACCCGTAAAGGCCATCGGGCGCTGCTCGCCGGTACAGTCATAACGATCGCCTCGCTCCTTGGAGGCTGCTCGCTGCTGCCGCAAGGAGAACAGACGCTGAAGCCGCCCCTGATTAAGCCGGCCCAAGAGAAGATTGATGCCGTGGAGGTCAAGAAAGGGAAGATCGAACGGGTCTTTTTTGGAACCGCCGTGATTGCCTCCAGCCAGGTTGTCCCCGTTTTCTACAAAGATTCGGGCGGTCGGTTGAAGGATGTATATGTGACGCAGGGTGAGAAGGTGAAAGCCGGTCAATTGATTGCCGAGCTCGAGACCGGCAATTTGAATATGCAGATTGAGCTGCAGAAGCTGAACGTCGAGCGAATGCAGATCGAGTATAACCGGGTAAGGCGCGCGCAAGCGGACGAGAATGAAATCCGCTTGAAGCAAATTGACCTGGAGCGGGAGACCATTCAGCTGGATGCGCTGCAAAAACAATACAACGCTTCGCGTTTGGTCGCTCCGATCGGCGGCGTCATTACGTTTTTGGACGAGATTCATTCCGGCGACGGTGTAACCGGTTACAGGCCGATTGTGAACATTGCCGATCCGAATGAGCTGTATCTCGTGTTCGAATCGGAGGATAAGAAGGATATTTCGCCGATCCAAATCAATATGGATGTGGAAGTGTCGATCAAGAAAGAGAAGCTGAAGGGGAAAGTGATTCAATCTCCTTCGGGTGCTCCGCTCGCGGAAAACCCGGAGCAGGCCGAGCGCAATTCCAAGCGGCTGCTTGTCAGCTTCGATCCGGGGAAGCTGGAGATCGAGATGGGCCAAAGCGCGGATCTTAGGATCGTTCTGGAGAGGCAGGAGGGCGTTATTGTCATACCGCGCAGCGGACTTCGTACATATATGGGGCGTAATTACGTTCAGGTGCTCGACGGAGAGCGCCGCAAAGAAGTGGATGTGGAGCCTGGCGTCATGACTTCAACCGAGGTGGAAATCAGAGCGGGGCTGGAGCCTGGCCAGAAGGTTATCTTAAACAATTAG